The Nothobranchius furzeri strain GRZ-AD chromosome 6, NfurGRZ-RIMD1, whole genome shotgun sequence genome includes a region encoding these proteins:
- the swi5 gene encoding DNA repair protein SWI5 homolog isoform X2, translating to MSTERCVETRCGVNGCGVSSSNHLPPEKSDTTNETLKRTPFTKFKKVHSHFKSPVQVTETAKVGPEEEVAELQLKKEQLDLEIAQLEAEVEELEHHIDKLHEYNDIKDIGQSLLGRIAALRGTTTRDLYSHFGLELDD from the exons ATGAGCACGGAGCGGTGTGTCGAAACCAGGTGTGGTGTAAATGGTTGTGGTGTAAGTAGTTCAAATCATTTACCACCGGAGAAAAGCGACACGACGAACGAAACACTGAAGAg aACTCCATTTACCAAATTTAAGAAGGTTCACTCACACTTCAAATCACCA GTTCAGGTCACCGAAACTGCTAAAGTTGGCCCTGAGGAAGAGGTGGCAGAGCTTCAACTAAAAAAAGAACAACTGGATTTAGAGATTGCACAGCTGGAAGCAGA AGTTGAAGAGCTAGAGCACCACATTGATAAACTGCATGAATACAACGACATCAAAGACATTGGACAGTCACTCCTAGGTCGTATTG CTGCTCTGAGGGGGACCACCACACGAGATCTCTACTCACACTTTGGTCTTGAACTGGATGACTGa
- the swi5 gene encoding DNA repair protein SWI5 homolog isoform X1: MSTERCVETRCGVNGCGVSSSNHLPPEKSDTTNETLKRTPFTKFKKVHSHFKSPVQVTETAKVGPEEEVAELQLKKEQLDLEIAQLEAEGYRVEELEHHIDKLHEYNDIKDIGQSLLGRIAALRGTTTRDLYSHFGLELDD, from the exons ATGAGCACGGAGCGGTGTGTCGAAACCAGGTGTGGTGTAAATGGTTGTGGTGTAAGTAGTTCAAATCATTTACCACCGGAGAAAAGCGACACGACGAACGAAACACTGAAGAg aACTCCATTTACCAAATTTAAGAAGGTTCACTCACACTTCAAATCACCA GTTCAGGTCACCGAAACTGCTAAAGTTGGCCCTGAGGAAGAGGTGGCAGAGCTTCAACTAAAAAAAGAACAACTGGATTTAGAGATTGCACAGCTGGAAGCAGA AGGCTATAGAGTTGAAGAGCTAGAGCACCACATTGATAAACTGCATGAATACAACGACATCAAAGACATTGGACAGTCACTCCTAGGTCGTATTG CTGCTCTGAGGGGGACCACCACACGAGATCTCTACTCACACTTTGGTCTTGAACTGGATGACTGa